One window from the genome of Maylandia zebra isolate NMK-2024a linkage group LG18, Mzebra_GT3a, whole genome shotgun sequence encodes:
- the tmub1 gene encoding transmembrane and ubiquitin-like domain-containing protein 1 — protein sequence MALIEGVGDEVTLLFAALLLLTVLLLAWISTRTSEPPEHLFTGSSPLQRPGQAQQDTPFSSTAASSSSSPYPPSSTSTFSMSSSSPSSSVNDSFLTEAPPTLEDGQVGGDGVRRRGGDGEGAASQRNMVVRLKFLNDTERMAQVQPQDTVGYIKRTYFAGQEHQVRLIYQGQLLQDDAQTLASLNLAHNCVLHCHISQHAARGAAGGQRAGDQVRVALNVGSLMVPLLVLMLSVLWYCQIQYRQFFTAPATASLVGVTILLSLVAFGVYRR from the exons ATGGCGCTGATCGAAGGTGTCGGTGATGAGGTGACGCTGCTGTTCGCCGCTCTGCTGCTGCTAACGGTGCTGCTGCTCGCCTGGATCTCCACCCGCACATCCGAGCCCCCTGAACACCTGTTCACAGGCTCCTCCCCTTTACAGAGGCCTGGGCAAGCCCAGCAGGACACGCCCTTTTCATCCACCGCCGCCTCCTCATCCTCGTCCCCCTACCCACCATCCTCAACCTCCACGTTCTCCATGTCCTCGTCCTCACCTTCCTCCTCTGTGAACGACAGCTTCCTGACAGAGGCTCCCCCCACACTAGAGGATGGACAGGTGGGAGGGGACGGGGTGAGGCGCAGAGGAGGAGACGGGGAGGGCGCAGCGTCTCAGCGGAATATGGTGGTCAGACTCAAGTTCCTCAACGACACGGAGAGGATGGCGCAGGTCCAACCGCAGGACACCGTCGGGTACATCAAGAG GACCTACTTTGCGGGGCAGGAGCATCAGGTGCGTCTCATCTATCAGGGCCAGCTGCTGCAAGACGACGCGCAGACACTCGCCTCGCTGAACCTCGCTCATAACTGCGTGCTGCATTGCCACATCTCGCAGCACGCAGCGCGGGGGGCGGCGGGGGGCCAGCGGGCGGGAGACCAGGTGCGCGTGGCGCTGAACGTGGGCAGCCTGATGGTCCCACTGCTCGTGCTCATGCTGTCCGTGCTGTGGTACTGTCAGATCCAGTACCGCCAGTTCTTCACCGCCCCCGCCACCGCCTCGCTGGTCGGGGTCACCATCCTCCTCAGCCTGGTGGCCTTTGGCGTCTACCGTCGCTAG